The proteins below come from a single Serratia fonticola genomic window:
- the miaE gene encoding tRNA isopentenyl-2-thiomethyl-A-37 hydroxylase MiaE, whose protein sequence is MKYQSLLSPILNFLHCETPDGWIEAARRPENLPLLLTDHLVCELKAAQTGMWLIRRYVADKESGDALLALLRPYEAFVHEAQEVPEELFRQSAFTRKILPKNGSAYGQDLVDKMVLLIKEELHHFSQVLEIMQARQIPYRKITASRYAKSMIREVRTHDPATLIDKLICGAYIEARSCERFAKLAPFLDDELNRFYVSLLRSEARHYQDYLTLAEQIAGGDISERVAFFGQLEAELIRSPDTEFRFHSGVPVA, encoded by the coding sequence ATGAAATACCAATCTCTGTTATCCCCGATTTTAAACTTCCTGCACTGTGAAACCCCGGATGGATGGATCGAAGCGGCCCGTCGCCCGGAAAACCTGCCACTGTTGCTGACCGACCACCTGGTATGCGAGCTAAAAGCGGCGCAGACCGGCATGTGGCTGATCCGCCGCTATGTGGCCGATAAAGAGAGTGGCGATGCCCTGTTGGCGCTGCTGAGGCCCTATGAGGCGTTTGTGCACGAGGCGCAGGAAGTACCAGAAGAGCTGTTCCGTCAGAGCGCGTTTACCAGGAAGATCCTGCCGAAGAATGGCTCGGCCTATGGCCAGGATCTGGTCGACAAAATGGTGTTGTTGATCAAAGAAGAGCTGCATCACTTCTCGCAGGTGCTGGAGATCATGCAGGCTCGACAGATCCCTTATAGAAAGATCACCGCCAGCCGCTATGCCAAAAGCATGATCCGCGAGGTGCGCACTCACGATCCGGCCACTCTGATCGATAAGCTGATCTGCGGCGCGTATATCGAGGCCCGCTCCTGCGAACGCTTCGCCAAGCTGGCCCCGTTCCTGGACGATGAGCTGAACCGGTTTTACGTCTCGCTGCTGCGTTCCGAAGCCCGCCATTACCAGGATTACCTGACGCTGGCAGAGCAGATTGCCGGGGGCGATATCAGCGAACGCGTGGCGTTTTTTGGCCAGTTGGAGGCGGAACTGATCCGCTCACCGGACACCGAGTTCCGCTTCCACAGCGGCGTACCGGTGGCGTAA
- a CDS encoding IclR family transcriptional regulator, giving the protein MSEKINRSVARALDMLELVAASKNELTITEISKQLGIPKSTTFDILYTLLDKGYLEQANEKQKSFKLGVKLFQTGACYLEQTPFHNVAHAMLEKLAEIAGETVFLALLNNDELVYFDKVESPNSVRTSARIGSNNPLYCTGLGKAILATLPDDEVKTILARTGGLQAITPYTVTDEAKFFAILNQARQQGYAIDDREHNAEVFCLAAPVYNFRGKVYAAISVASLFNKINQQPEKIAALGQMISDTALELSQRIGYRGQQLYSDFRQ; this is encoded by the coding sequence GTGTCTGAAAAGATAAATCGTTCGGTTGCCCGGGCGTTGGATATGCTGGAGTTGGTCGCAGCAAGCAAAAACGAACTGACCATTACCGAAATCAGCAAGCAACTGGGCATCCCCAAGAGCACTACCTTTGATATTCTCTACACCCTGCTCGATAAAGGTTATCTGGAGCAAGCCAACGAAAAGCAGAAGTCGTTTAAGCTGGGCGTAAAACTGTTCCAGACAGGGGCTTGTTACCTGGAGCAAACGCCTTTCCACAACGTCGCGCATGCGATGCTGGAAAAGCTCGCCGAAATCGCGGGGGAAACCGTGTTTCTGGCGTTGCTCAATAACGATGAGTTGGTTTATTTCGATAAAGTGGAAAGCCCCAACTCCGTCAGAACCTCCGCCAGAATTGGTTCGAACAACCCGCTGTACTGTACCGGCCTGGGTAAAGCGATCCTGGCAACCTTACCTGACGATGAGGTAAAAACCATTCTGGCCCGCACCGGCGGGTTGCAGGCCATCACGCCGTATACCGTGACCGATGAAGCGAAATTTTTCGCGATTTTAAATCAGGCACGCCAGCAGGGTTATGCCATTGACGATCGGGAACATAATGCCGAGGTGTTCTGCCTTGCCGCTCCAGTCTATAACTTTCGGGGTAAGGTTTACGCCGCTATCAGCGTCGCCAGCCTGTTTAACAAAATTAACCAGCAACCCGAAAAAATCGCCGCATTGGGGCAAATGATCTCTGATACCGCCCTGGAGCTCTCACAACGCATTGGCTACCGTGGCCAGCAGTTGTACTCCGATTTCCGACAGTAA